A genomic region of Barnesiella viscericola DSM 18177 contains the following coding sequences:
- a CDS encoding dipeptidase: MDTRKYIADHYDRFFDELFSLLRIPSISALPEHRDDMLRCADRWRELLLAAGADRAEVMPTSASPVVFAEKVVNPDYPTVLVYAHYDVMPVEPLELWHTQPFEPVIRDGRLWGRGADDDKGQGFIQLKAFEIAVREGLLRCNVKFLIEGGEEIGSPGVEEFCKSHLDLLRCDVILVSDTSMVGLDTPSITTGLRGLAYWEIEVTGPNRDLHSGIFGGTVANPINELCKMLAGVVDGNGRIVIPHFYDDVENVSAEERAMLGAVPYDEARYKQAIEVDELSGETGFSPLERTAIRPTFDICGIWGGYTGEGAKTVLPSKAYAKVSCRLVPHQNHEKISQMFIDYIKSVAPRSVKVKVTPMHGGESYVCPIDLPAYKAAEQGYALAFGKQPLAVRRGGSIPIIATFEKILGVKSVLMGFGLESDATHSPNENFLMEMYEKGIVAVVEFYNRFGH; this comes from the coding sequence ATGGATACGAGAAAGTATATAGCCGATCATTACGATCGCTTCTTCGACGAGTTGTTTTCGCTGTTGCGCATTCCCTCGATAAGTGCCTTGCCCGAACATCGGGACGACATGCTGCGCTGTGCCGACCGCTGGCGCGAGTTGCTCTTGGCCGCCGGCGCCGACCGGGCCGAGGTGATGCCTACATCAGCCTCGCCGGTGGTCTTTGCCGAGAAGGTGGTCAACCCCGACTATCCCACGGTGCTGGTCTATGCCCACTACGATGTGATGCCGGTCGAGCCGTTGGAGTTGTGGCACACCCAGCCTTTTGAGCCGGTTATCCGCGACGGCCGCCTGTGGGGCCGTGGTGCCGACGACGACAAGGGGCAGGGTTTTATCCAGTTGAAGGCTTTCGAGATTGCTGTGCGCGAGGGGCTGTTGCGTTGTAATGTGAAGTTCCTGATCGAAGGGGGCGAGGAGATTGGTTCGCCCGGGGTCGAGGAGTTCTGCAAGAGCCACCTCGATCTGTTGCGTTGCGATGTGATTCTCGTCTCCGATACCAGTATGGTGGGGCTCGACACCCCCTCGATTACGACCGGTCTGCGCGGCCTGGCCTACTGGGAAATCGAGGTGACCGGTCCCAACCGCGACCTGCACTCGGGTATCTTCGGCGGTACCGTGGCCAATCCCATCAACGAGTTGTGCAAGATGCTGGCCGGGGTGGTCGACGGCAACGGACGTATCGTTATCCCCCATTTCTACGACGATGTGGAGAATGTCTCGGCCGAGGAGCGGGCCATGCTGGGTGCCGTGCCTTACGACGAGGCCAGGTACAAGCAGGCCATCGAGGTCGACGAACTCTCGGGCGAGACCGGTTTCTCACCGTTGGAGCGCACGGCCATTCGACCCACGTTCGACATCTGTGGCATTTGGGGCGGCTATACGGGCGAGGGGGCCAAGACGGTGTTGCCCTCGAAGGCCTATGCCAAGGTATCGTGTCGCCTGGTTCCCCACCAGAACCACGAGAAGATTTCGCAGATGTTCATCGACTATATCAAATCGGTGGCTCCCCGCAGCGTGAAGGTGAAGGTAACTCCCATGCACGGAGGCGAGAGCTATGTGTGCCCCATCGACCTGCCCGCCTACAAGGCTGCCGAGCAGGGATATGCGCTGGCCTTCGGGAAACAGCCGCTGGCCGTGCGCCGCGGCGGCAGTATCCCCATTATTGCCACCTTTGAAAAGATATTGGGTGTGAAGTCGGTCTTGATGGGCTTCGGTCTGGAATCGGACGCCACCCACTCGCCCAACGAGAATTTCCTGATGGAGATGTACGAGAAGGGTATCGTGGCCGTGGTCGAATTTTACAACCGGTTCGGACATTAA
- a CDS encoding M23 family metallopeptidase translates to MSKKVFYIYNPKTLTYERVYPSLRQRIAVVLRHLLVGSILSVVIIAGFYFWLGSPKEEILKLENEQMKTQYKLLSKRVDAALAVMSDLQQRDDNMYRVVLQAEPVNAEVRDNGIYNPSRYADLLKMSDAQLVVSTTQKVDNLTRQVYVQCNSMNELMKLAQGQEERIKHLPAIQPVANKDLKRTASGYGYRVDPVYKTTKFHEGMDFAANIGTPVYATGNGRVIETGWQQGYGNTVVIDHGYDYKTRYAHLNKILVRKGQEVIRGEEIAEVGNTGKSTGPHLHYEVLYKGKPENPINYYFFDLSPEDYDRMIQLAENQGRVMD, encoded by the coding sequence ATGAGCAAAAAAGTTTTCTACATATACAACCCCAAGACACTGACCTACGAACGGGTATATCCTTCCCTCCGCCAGCGCATCGCCGTGGTGTTGCGGCACCTGCTCGTGGGGAGTATACTCAGTGTGGTGATTATTGCCGGCTTTTACTTTTGGCTGGGTTCGCCCAAGGAGGAGATTCTGAAACTGGAAAACGAACAGATGAAAACCCAGTACAAACTGCTCTCCAAGCGAGTCGACGCCGCTCTGGCCGTCATGAGCGACCTGCAACAGCGCGACGACAACATGTACCGGGTAGTGCTGCAAGCCGAGCCGGTAAATGCCGAAGTGCGTGACAACGGCATCTACAACCCCAGCCGCTATGCCGACCTGCTGAAAATGAGCGACGCCCAACTGGTGGTATCGACCACCCAGAAAGTCGACAACCTCACCCGACAGGTGTATGTGCAGTGCAACTCGATGAACGAACTGATGAAACTGGCCCAGGGACAGGAGGAGCGCATCAAGCACCTGCCTGCCATACAGCCGGTGGCCAACAAGGATTTGAAGCGCACCGCCTCGGGCTACGGCTACCGCGTGGACCCGGTATACAAGACCACCAAGTTTCACGAAGGCATGGACTTTGCCGCCAACATCGGTACCCCCGTTTATGCCACGGGTAACGGCCGGGTAATCGAGACCGGCTGGCAACAGGGCTACGGCAACACCGTCGTCATCGACCATGGGTACGACTACAAGACCCGCTATGCCCACCTGAACAAGATTCTGGTGCGCAAGGGGCAGGAGGTAATTCGCGGCGAAGAGATTGCCGAGGTGGGCAACACCGGCAAATCGACGGGCCCGCACCTGCACTACGAGGTACTCTACAAGGGGAAGCCCGAGAATCCGATCAACTACTATTTCTTCGACTTGTCGCCCGAGGACTACGACCGCATGATTCAACTGGCCGAGAATCAGGGCCGTGTCATGGACTAA
- a CDS encoding MerR family transcriptional regulator — MRETEPERQKLYYTIGEVSEMLDVNQSLLRYWESEFKTIKPKRSPKGTRYYSQKDIEEIKLIHYLLKERKLKIEGAKQVLKNKRESVTRTQQVVERLQAIRDELAEIIDDME; from the coding sequence ATGAGAGAGACAGAACCCGAAAGACAAAAACTCTACTACACCATCGGCGAGGTATCCGAGATGCTCGATGTAAACCAGTCGCTGCTGCGTTACTGGGAGTCGGAGTTCAAGACAATCAAACCCAAACGTTCGCCCAAAGGTACCCGCTACTACTCCCAGAAAGATATCGAAGAGATCAAACTCATTCACTACCTGCTCAAAGAGCGCAAACTCAAAATCGAGGGGGCCAAGCAGGTACTCAAAAACAAACGGGAGAGTGTAACCCGCACCCAACAGGTGGTAGAGCGACTCCAAGCCATACGCGACGAGTTAGCGGAAATCATCGACGACATGGAATAG
- the alaS gene encoding alanine--tRNA ligase, whose product MLTAKEIRESFKEFFRERGHQIVPSAPMVIKDDPTLMFTNAGMNQFKDIILGNVPAKYKRVADSQKCLRVSGKHNDLEEVGLDTYHHTMFEMLGNWSFGDYFKKEAINWAWEYLVDVLKIDPDRLYATVFEGYAPEGLERDNEAASYWETHLPKEHIINGNRHDNFWEMGDTGPCGPCSEIHIDLRSDAERAEVDGLTLVNQSHPQVIEIWNLVFMQYNRKADGSLEPLPARVIDTGMGFERLCMALQGKTSNYDTDVFQPIIKEIGRLCGKTYGDDPKVDVAMRVIADHIRTIAFSITDGQLPSNAKAGYVIRRILRRAVRYGYTFLGQKQAFLYKLLDVLIETMGDAYPELKEQKVLIGKVIKEEEDAFLRTLETGIKLLDKVMAETKAAGKNEISGIDAFTLYDTYGFPLDLTELILKEKGLGVDIAGFDAQMQQQKDRARNAAAVETGDWVVLREGESEFVGYDELECDCHILRYRKVKQKSREYYQIVLDRTPFYAEMGGQVGDTGKLISANETVEILQTKRENNLSIHIAEQMPEEVTAQFHAVIDKEARQATACNHSATHLLHEALREVLGTHVEQKGSYVSPQSLRFDFSHFKKVTDEELRQVEMLANRKVREAIPLDERRNVPIAEAKAMGAMALFGEKYGEEVRVIRFGSSVELCGGTHVANTGNIGMIKILSESSIAAGVRRIEAITGARVEETMNSLQDSLKEIATLFNNAPNLMQAIHKAIDENAELRKQAEEYVKEKMVSMKDRMIKTAENVDGLKLIRFVGPMPADMVKGIAFLLRNEVTEGLAFVAATKDNDKPLLTVMFSNDVVADGKNASAIVREAAKLIQGGGGGQPYFAQAGGKNAEHLSDALEKMVSLVVG is encoded by the coding sequence ATGCTTACAGCAAAAGAGATTCGTGAATCTTTTAAGGAATTTTTCAGGGAACGAGGTCACCAGATTGTCCCCTCGGCTCCCATGGTCATTAAGGACGACCCTACATTGATGTTTACCAATGCGGGCATGAACCAGTTCAAGGATATTATCCTGGGTAATGTCCCCGCCAAGTACAAGAGAGTCGCGGATTCACAGAAATGTCTGCGTGTGAGCGGGAAGCACAACGATTTGGAAGAGGTGGGTCTCGATACCTATCACCACACGATGTTTGAGATGTTGGGCAACTGGTCGTTTGGCGACTATTTCAAGAAAGAGGCCATCAACTGGGCCTGGGAATATCTGGTCGATGTGTTGAAAATCGACCCCGACCGTCTCTATGCCACCGTATTCGAGGGCTACGCTCCCGAGGGACTCGAACGCGACAACGAGGCAGCCTCCTACTGGGAGACTCATCTGCCCAAGGAGCACATCATCAACGGTAACCGCCACGACAATTTCTGGGAAATGGGCGATACGGGTCCCTGCGGTCCCTGCTCCGAAATCCATATCGACCTGCGTAGCGATGCCGAGCGTGCCGAGGTCGACGGCCTTACGCTGGTCAACCAGAGCCACCCGCAAGTCATTGAAATATGGAACCTCGTGTTCATGCAATACAACCGCAAGGCCGACGGTTCGCTCGAGCCGCTGCCTGCCCGGGTAATCGATACCGGCATGGGCTTTGAACGTCTCTGTATGGCGTTGCAGGGCAAGACCTCGAACTACGATACCGACGTGTTCCAGCCCATCATCAAGGAGATTGGCCGCCTATGCGGCAAGACCTATGGCGACGATCCCAAGGTCGATGTGGCCATGCGTGTGATTGCCGACCATATCCGCACGATAGCCTTCTCGATTACCGACGGCCAGTTGCCGTCGAACGCCAAGGCCGGTTACGTAATCCGTCGTATTCTGCGCCGGGCCGTGCGTTACGGGTATACCTTCCTCGGTCAGAAGCAGGCCTTCCTCTACAAGTTGCTTGATGTGCTCATTGAGACGATGGGCGATGCCTATCCCGAGTTGAAAGAGCAGAAGGTGCTTATCGGCAAGGTAATCAAGGAGGAGGAAGATGCCTTCCTGCGTACCCTCGAAACCGGTATCAAGTTGCTCGACAAGGTGATGGCCGAAACCAAGGCCGCCGGCAAGAACGAGATAAGCGGTATCGATGCCTTCACCCTCTACGATACCTACGGATTCCCGCTCGACCTGACCGAGCTCATTCTCAAAGAGAAGGGGTTGGGTGTCGACATTGCCGGATTCGATGCGCAGATGCAACAACAGAAGGATCGCGCCCGCAACGCCGCTGCCGTGGAGACGGGCGACTGGGTTGTGCTGCGTGAGGGCGAATCCGAATTTGTGGGCTATGACGAGTTGGAGTGCGACTGTCACATCTTGCGTTACCGCAAGGTGAAACAAAAATCGCGCGAGTATTATCAAATCGTACTCGATCGCACCCCGTTCTATGCCGAGATGGGTGGCCAGGTAGGCGATACGGGTAAACTGATTTCGGCCAACGAGACGGTCGAGATTCTGCAAACCAAACGGGAGAACAACCTGAGTATCCATATTGCCGAGCAGATGCCCGAGGAGGTGACGGCTCAGTTCCATGCCGTCATCGACAAGGAGGCTCGTCAGGCTACGGCCTGCAACCACTCGGCCACTCACTTGCTGCACGAGGCTTTGCGTGAGGTGCTGGGTACGCATGTCGAGCAAAAAGGTTCGTATGTGTCGCCCCAGTCGTTGCGCTTTGACTTCTCGCACTTCAAGAAGGTGACCGACGAGGAGTTGCGCCAGGTAGAGATGCTGGCCAACCGCAAGGTGCGCGAGGCTATTCCGCTGGACGAGCGTCGCAACGTGCCTATTGCCGAAGCCAAGGCGATGGGTGCCATGGCCCTCTTTGGCGAGAAGTATGGCGAAGAGGTGCGGGTAATCCGCTTCGGGTCGTCGGTCGAGCTGTGTGGCGGTACCCACGTGGCCAATACCGGTAACATTGGTATGATCAAGATTCTCTCCGAAAGTTCGATTGCCGCTGGTGTACGCCGTATCGAGGCCATCACCGGCGCTCGTGTCGAGGAGACGATGAATTCGTTGCAGGATTCGCTCAAAGAGATTGCTACGCTCTTCAACAACGCTCCCAACCTGATGCAGGCCATTCACAAGGCCATCGACGAAAATGCCGAGTTGCGCAAGCAGGCCGAGGAGTATGTGAAAGAGAAGATGGTTTCGATGAAAGACCGCATGATCAAGACGGCCGAGAATGTCGACGGGTTGAAGCTGATTCGCTTCGTAGGTCCCATGCCGGCCGATATGGTGAAGGGCATTGCCTTCCTGCTGCGCAACGAGGTTACCGAGGGGCTGGCTTTCGTGGCTGCAACCAAGGACAACGATAAACCGTTGCTCACGGTCATGTTCAGCAACGACGTTGTAGCCGATGGCAAAAATGCTTCGGCTATCGTGCGCGAAGCTGCCAAACTGATTCAGGGTGGCGGTGGCGGACAGCCCTATTTCGCCCAGGCTGGCGGTAAGAATGCCGAGCACCTGTCCGATGCCTTGGAAAAGATGGTTTCGCTGGTTGTAGGATAA
- a CDS encoding DJ-1 family glyoxalase III, which produces MKTVYLFLATGFEELEALTVVDMLRRAGIDITTVSISRNLQVESSHGVTVTADCTWVELSADDVEWLVLPGGMPGTKHLSECKPLVSLLQRHAAANKHIAAICAAPSVLGQAGLLNGYKATCYPGFEQFLTGATITGELVTVDRNITTGKGPAAAIPFATAIITQIAGEEKAKEVRAAMLL; this is translated from the coding sequence ATGAAAACTGTTTATCTATTTCTCGCTACAGGATTTGAAGAATTGGAAGCCCTCACGGTCGTAGACATGTTGCGCCGTGCCGGTATCGACATCACCACGGTTTCCATCTCGCGTAACCTTCAAGTCGAGAGTTCTCACGGAGTAACCGTAACCGCCGACTGCACTTGGGTAGAGTTGTCGGCCGACGATGTAGAATGGCTTGTCTTGCCCGGCGGAATGCCCGGCACCAAACATTTGAGCGAATGCAAGCCTCTCGTGTCGCTGCTGCAACGCCATGCTGCCGCCAACAAACACATCGCGGCTATCTGCGCAGCCCCCTCGGTTTTGGGTCAAGCCGGACTGCTTAACGGTTACAAGGCTACCTGCTATCCCGGGTTTGAGCAATTCCTCACGGGCGCTACCATCACCGGCGAACTCGTGACCGTAGACCGCAACATCACAACGGGTAAGGGGCCGGCTGCTGCTATCCCCTTCGCCACTGCCATCATCACCCAAATTGCCGGAGAAGAGAAGGCCAAGGAGGTGAGAGCAGCCATGCTGCTATAA
- a CDS encoding OmpA family protein: MKCMKVLSCILVAGMLLTSCNMSNTGKGALIGGGSGAAVGAGLGAIFGKGKGAAIGAAVGAAVGTTAGALIGKKMDKAAEQAKQVEGAQVEQVTDNNGLQAVKVTFDSGILFSTSSSTLSASAKAALSKFANNVLNQNRDMDVAIYGYTDNQGWKNSTAEQSYQKNLNLSQERAQSVASYLLGCGVSSTQIKTVEGMGEANPVADNSTAAGRQENRRVEVYLYASQQMIQQAEAGTL, encoded by the coding sequence ATGAAATGCATGAAAGTCCTGTCTTGTATCCTGGTAGCCGGTATGCTACTGACAAGCTGTAACATGTCGAACACCGGCAAAGGTGCCCTCATCGGGGGTGGTAGCGGTGCTGCCGTAGGTGCCGGGTTAGGTGCCATCTTCGGAAAAGGCAAAGGCGCAGCCATCGGTGCCGCCGTAGGTGCTGCCGTAGGTACGACCGCCGGAGCTCTCATCGGCAAGAAAATGGATAAAGCCGCCGAACAGGCCAAACAAGTCGAAGGCGCACAAGTCGAGCAGGTAACCGACAACAACGGTCTGCAAGCCGTGAAGGTAACCTTCGACTCGGGTATCCTCTTCTCGACGAGCAGTTCGACCCTGAGCGCATCGGCCAAAGCGGCTCTGAGCAAATTTGCCAACAACGTGCTCAACCAGAACCGCGACATGGACGTCGCCATCTATGGATATACCGACAATCAGGGGTGGAAAAACTCGACTGCCGAGCAAAGCTACCAAAAGAACCTGAACCTGTCGCAGGAACGCGCCCAAAGCGTAGCCAGCTATCTGCTGGGTTGCGGCGTATCGTCGACCCAAATCAAGACGGTCGAGGGTATGGGCGAAGCCAATCCCGTAGCCGACAACTCGACCGCTGCCGGCCGTCAGGAAAATCGCCGCGTAGAGGTATATCTCTATGCCAGCCAGCAGATGATTCAACAGGCCGAGGCCGGAACGCTTTAA
- the aroC gene encoding chorismate synthase, whose product MNTIGNLFTLTSFGESHGPAIGGVVDGMPAGIPVDMEFIQQELDRRRPGQSSIVTPRKESDRVEFLSGVFEGKTTGTPIGFVVWNENQHSSDYDNLRDLYRPSHADYTYQCKYGCRDHRGGGRSSARETIARCVAGALAKLVLRYLGIEVWAYTSQVGELSLPGDYRSYDRAEIEKNAVRCPDAEMARQMEAYIARVKSEGDTVGGVITGVISGVPAGLGEPVFNKLHAALGSAMLGINAVKGFEYGMGFAGARCRGSQVNDVFESHDGRITTRTNYSGGIQGGISNGEDIYFRVAFKPVATLLRDIETVDTQGNPVVLKAKGRHDPCVLPRAVPVVEAMAAMVILDYYLLAQSHKL is encoded by the coding sequence ATGAATACGATAGGCAATCTTTTTACCCTCACCTCGTTTGGCGAGTCGCACGGCCCGGCCATCGGAGGGGTGGTCGACGGCATGCCCGCGGGGATACCCGTCGACATGGAGTTTATACAGCAGGAGCTCGACCGGCGTCGGCCGGGACAGTCGTCGATAGTGACACCCCGCAAGGAGAGCGACCGGGTGGAGTTCCTCTCGGGCGTTTTCGAGGGAAAAACCACCGGGACCCCCATCGGCTTCGTGGTATGGAACGAGAATCAGCACTCCTCCGACTACGACAACTTGCGCGACCTTTACCGCCCCTCGCATGCCGATTATACCTACCAGTGCAAATATGGCTGCCGCGATCATCGGGGCGGGGGCCGCTCGTCGGCCCGCGAGACGATAGCCCGCTGTGTGGCCGGAGCGTTGGCCAAACTGGTGCTCCGCTACCTGGGTATCGAGGTGTGGGCCTATACCTCGCAGGTGGGTGAGCTATCGTTACCCGGCGACTACCGCAGTTACGACCGGGCCGAAATCGAGAAGAATGCCGTGCGCTGTCCTGATGCCGAGATGGCCCGACAGATGGAGGCCTATATCGCTCGGGTGAAGTCCGAGGGCGATACCGTGGGTGGAGTCATCACCGGGGTCATCAGCGGGGTACCCGCAGGACTGGGCGAGCCGGTGTTCAACAAGCTGCACGCCGCCCTGGGCAGTGCCATGCTTGGTATCAACGCCGTCAAGGGGTTTGAGTATGGCATGGGTTTTGCCGGGGCCCGATGCCGGGGCTCGCAGGTGAACGATGTATTTGAGTCGCACGACGGGCGCATCACGACCCGTACCAATTACTCGGGCGGGATACAGGGAGGCATCTCCAATGGCGAGGACATCTATTTCAGGGTCGCCTTCAAGCCGGTGGCCACCTTGCTGCGCGACATCGAGACGGTCGATACCCAGGGCAATCCCGTGGTGTTGAAGGCCAAGGGGCGTCACGACCCCTGCGTGTTGCCACGCGCCGTGCCCGTGGTCGAGGCCATGGCGGCGATGGTGATACTCGACTATTACCTGTTGGCACAGAGTCATAAACTATAA
- a CDS encoding TIGR01212 family radical SAM protein (This family includes YhcC from E. coli K-12, an uncharacterized radical SAM protein.), producing the protein MDTKRYRDFADFLNEHFDGKVQKISLHAGFTCPNRDGSIGVGGCTYCNNQTFSPDYCHTGKSITRQLDEGVAFFARKYPTMRYLAYFQAYTNTYGELEELKRKYEEALAHPGVVGIIIGTRPDCMPADLLDYLADLSRRTFVLVEYGVESTSDETLRRINRGHDFATSVDAIRRTSAAGVLVGAHMILGLPGESREMMLKHARSLSQLPLDTLKLHQLQLIRHTRMAREYEMSPQDFHLYGVDEYIDLAIDFAERLSPSIAIERFVSQSPAELLIAPRWGLKNHEFTARLLRRMRERDAWQGRLCDE; encoded by the coding sequence ATGGATACGAAGCGGTATCGCGACTTCGCTGATTTTCTGAACGAACATTTCGACGGCAAGGTGCAGAAAATTTCGCTGCACGCCGGCTTTACCTGTCCCAATCGCGACGGCAGTATCGGGGTGGGGGGCTGCACCTATTGCAACAACCAGACGTTCAGCCCTGACTATTGCCACACCGGCAAGAGCATCACCCGCCAGCTCGACGAGGGGGTTGCCTTCTTTGCCCGCAAATATCCTACGATGCGCTATCTGGCCTATTTTCAGGCTTATACCAATACCTATGGTGAGCTTGAAGAGCTGAAACGCAAGTATGAGGAGGCTCTGGCTCACCCCGGGGTGGTGGGAATCATCATCGGCACACGGCCCGACTGCATGCCTGCCGACCTGCTCGACTACCTGGCCGACCTCTCCCGCCGCACCTTCGTGCTGGTGGAGTATGGGGTGGAAAGTACCAGCGACGAGACCTTGCGACGTATCAACCGGGGACACGATTTTGCCACCTCGGTCGACGCCATTCGTCGCACCTCGGCTGCCGGGGTACTCGTGGGGGCTCACATGATATTGGGATTGCCGGGCGAGAGCCGGGAGATGATGCTCAAACATGCCCGCAGCTTGTCGCAGCTTCCGCTCGATACCCTCAAACTGCACCAGCTGCAATTGATTCGGCATACCCGCATGGCTCGGGAATATGAGATGAGTCCGCAGGATTTCCACCTCTACGGAGTTGACGAGTATATCGACCTGGCCATCGACTTTGCCGAGCGCCTATCGCCCAGTATCGCCATCGAGCGGTTCGTGTCGCAATCGCCGGCCGAGTTGCTTATCGCTCCCCGCTGGGGGCTTAAAAATCATGAGTTTACCGCACGCCTGTTGCGGCGCATGCGTGAGCGCGATGCGTGGCAGGGGCGGTTGTGTGACGAATGA
- a CDS encoding tetratricopeptide repeat protein — translation MNFILCIILLSGSISLNGWSRNYQTQLKQFLNETHQIYHIDHRTASQSANTQLSTQLDSTIARLQTAPLPDSTIIATLYDIAVKLSENGLYNATIEYTKLARRFLQDNFPEQIAQKETRVNLALIQASAYQALGMSTPAINLYFNSLEETKKYHMDAMTAIIYNNLGSSLQRQKEYAQADTFFNKAIQINEARKDKQKLFVNYNNLAVTYAKQNNHDKALEYAFLALHQLESKKDKDMIMLMQQSIASIYLNRNEPLLALKIIQEVEKYQKEKGQNRFLIYTYRLLSQIYRHLNRNEEALTALQKAKQQADICHSEKDQVGLLNSFAEIYAEKREFGKAYDCLSSAVAIKDSLSEIENKYQFANIEEMYLTGQKRNLHEALAARQAQKRNTVIYTLLGIIIASLLAALLRNRATSARKRAAKEESWQKSYHKFDIELREKEQEKAQLEQRIAAQKEQLLQQEKEMTSLSIQSVQNENYIEKLNEEMKKLLLEINVKESEKRKHIKEIISKINQYNAKNGWDEFRFRFENVHDSFFQKLSERYPDLTTNDKHLCALLRLGLSTKEIASITFKEVRSIESGRNRLRKKLGLPEKEDLVKFLSEF, via the coding sequence TTGAATTTTATCTTATGTATAATTCTATTGTCGGGGTCTATTTCCCTTAATGGCTGGTCTCGAAACTACCAAACCCAACTCAAACAGTTCCTGAACGAAACGCACCAAATATACCACATCGACCACCGCACGGCGTCCCAATCGGCCAATACTCAACTGTCGACTCAGCTCGACTCGACCATAGCACGACTGCAAACGGCTCCACTGCCCGACTCGACCATCATCGCTACCTTGTACGACATTGCCGTCAAACTCAGCGAAAACGGCTTGTACAATGCCACCATCGAGTACACGAAACTGGCCCGCCGATTTCTGCAAGACAACTTCCCCGAACAGATTGCACAAAAGGAGACCCGGGTCAACCTGGCTCTGATTCAAGCCTCGGCCTACCAGGCATTGGGCATGTCGACTCCGGCTATCAACCTCTATTTCAACTCACTCGAAGAGACCAAGAAATATCACATGGACGCCATGACGGCTATCATCTACAACAACCTGGGCAGTTCATTACAACGCCAAAAGGAGTATGCTCAAGCCGACACCTTCTTCAACAAAGCAATACAAATCAACGAAGCTCGAAAGGACAAGCAGAAGCTCTTTGTCAACTACAACAACCTGGCTGTCACCTATGCCAAGCAGAACAACCACGACAAGGCCTTGGAATATGCCTTTCTGGCCCTGCATCAGCTCGAATCGAAGAAGGACAAGGACATGATCATGCTCATGCAGCAGAGTATCGCCTCGATTTACCTCAACCGCAACGAACCGTTGCTGGCCCTGAAAATCATACAAGAGGTGGAGAAGTACCAGAAGGAGAAGGGGCAAAACCGCTTTCTCATCTATACCTATCGGCTGTTGTCCCAAATCTATCGTCACCTCAACCGCAACGAAGAGGCGTTGACCGCTCTCCAAAAAGCCAAACAGCAGGCCGACATTTGCCACAGCGAGAAGGATCAGGTGGGTCTGCTGAACTCGTTTGCCGAAATCTATGCCGAGAAAAGAGAGTTTGGCAAGGCATACGACTGCCTCTCCTCGGCCGTAGCAATCAAGGACTCTTTGTCTGAAATCGAAAACAAGTACCAGTTCGCCAACATTGAGGAGATGTATCTGACCGGACAGAAGCGCAACCTTCACGAAGCGCTCGCGGCCCGACAAGCGCAAAAGAGGAATACCGTCATCTACACGCTGCTGGGAATCATCATCGCCAGCCTGCTCGCCGCCTTGTTGCGCAACCGGGCGACATCGGCCCGGAAGCGGGCGGCCAAAGAGGAGTCGTGGCAAAAGTCCTACCACAAGTTCGACATCGAACTTCGTGAAAAGGAACAGGAAAAGGCACAACTGGAACAACGCATCGCCGCTCAAAAAGAACAGCTCTTGCAACAGGAAAAAGAGATGACGTCGCTCTCCATACAATCGGTTCAAAACGAAAACTACATAGAAAAGCTGAATGAGGAGATGAAAAAGCTGCTTCTCGAAATCAACGTCAAAGAGAGCGAAAAGCGCAAGCACATCAAAGAGATCATCTCGAAAATCAATCAATACAATGCCAAAAACGGTTGGGACGAATTCCGATTCAGATTTGAAAACGTGCACGACTCCTTTTTTCAGAAGCTCTCGGAACGCTACCCCGACCTCACCACCAACGACAAGCACCTGTGCGCCCTGCTCAGGCTGGGGCTGTCGACCAAAGAGATTGCCTCCATCACCTTCAAGGAGGTGCGCAGCATCGAATCGGGACGAAACCGGCTGCGCAAAAAGCTGGGACTCCCCGAGAAAGAGGATCTGGTCAAATTCCTCTCCGAGTTCTAA